One stretch of Rana temporaria chromosome 10, aRanTem1.1, whole genome shotgun sequence DNA includes these proteins:
- the ETV2 gene encoding ETS translocation variant 2 produces the protein MALNSFYSPELPCQEVPSLEIKLEDGGFSQEADPSCTPLSFGKGQYPPIWQQGSAALSSEAFTEQSLYYWEQYNQGHGGTEEYLQSFQTVLPALTEELQQHSTQQSILESLQDVEESLYHAQQEMAFTPESDGYSQGTGVSSVGDENFSWASQEWQGWDEASWMNCTQSVEIRSSNFPPMNANIQHRPAQDHHKGFPYSESDLYQTSNLSNHYAGATKNAYQSAFNQKAAGAKDAKPTTTGSNGPIQLWQFLLELLQDSSCQKLISWTGNGWEFKLSDPNEVARRWGRRKNKPRMNYEKLSRGLRYYYHKNIIHKTGGQRYVYKFVCDLQGLLNRSTQGLPQGAKDQSQRPKEL, from the exons ATGGCACTGAACAGTTTCTACAGCCCGGAGCTGCCCTGCCAGGAGGTGCCCAGCCTAG AGATCAAGCTTGAAGACGGAGGTTTCTCCCAGGAGGCTGACCCAAGCTGCACCCCACTGAGTTTCGGGAAGGGGCAGTACCCACCCATATGGCAGCAGGGTAGCGCCGCCCTCTCCTCCGAGGCCTTTACTGAACAGTCTCTGTATTATTGGGAGCAGTACAACCAAG GTCATGGAGGGACGGAAGAATATCTCCAGTCATTTCAGACGGTTCTGCCGGCGCTGACGGAAGAACTGCAGCAGCATTCCACCCAGCAAAGCATACTGGAATCCCTCCAGGATGTAGAGGAGTCTCTGTACCACGCTCAGCAGGAAATGGCCTTCACCCCCGAATCAGACGGGTACTCGCAGGGCACCGGTGTCAGCTCTGTTGGCGATGAAAACTTTTCCTGGGCGTCCCAAGAATGGCAGGGATGGGATGAAGCCTCCTGGATGAACTGCACCCAATCTGTCGAGATCAGGTCCTCCAACTTCCCCCCAATGAACGCCAACATCCAGCACAGACCAGCCCAAGACCACCACAAAG GTTTTCCGTACAGCGAATCGGATCTCTACCAAACCTCCAACCTCAGCAaccattacgccggcgcaaccaAGAACGCTTACCAATCCGCCTTTAACCAGAAAGCCGCTGGAGCCAAAGACGCCAAACCTACCACAACCG GCAGTAATGGCCCCATTCAGCTGTGGCAGTTCCTGCTGGAGTTACTGCAAGACTCGTCGTGTCAGAAGCTCATCAGCTGGACGGGCAACGGCTGGGAATTTAAGCTTTCCGACCCCAACGAG GTGGCACGGCGCTGGGGCAGACGCAAGAACAAGCCCAGGATGAACTACGAGAAGCTGAGCCGCGGGCTGCGCTACTACTACCACAAAAACATCATCCACAAAACCGGAGGCCAGCGCTACGTCTACAAGTTCGTCTGCGACCTCCAGGGACTCCTCAACAGGTCGACGCAAGGGCTGCCGCAGGGCGCCAAGGATCAGAGCCAGCGGCCCAAGGAGCTGTGA
- the HAUS5 gene encoding HAUS augmin-like complex subunit 5 has protein sequence MDRRGLVQELRRWVTEEMGVPPQKVPPEDDLQRLSIGQCADIWKYVTCHVRSQRTVRYIDGNLLWYQQMQHSVAQRSAEEEEQQYRNRLCREILELRSELEHLQEQIQSAEGEALSQELNSEKSQDYRRRTLLLRAFNQKREEECEMLRENNTRIHYRCEQLQEVSRVSRREIIFPLVGGDSARGTLPQPEVMRDVRDVCQVRFAFLRSLCDDSITSLSGGDEFRSLAHQQWMSMGEKVWSSHPPNHIVSSLEHLALEATRSMRQLQSSLAADRSQTSSSFFETTGDGNESRDALDNSKRARSYYEGDHRYAADALPSFNGLIQEGWDESVRVTSELRSVQNQIQEVSESLAGKIQEVHKSLAEDSEINQLNRAAFDAELRCMLLRGCQDTLQQECRALEESTMERKQELKVLQQQQKNIQDSCLLLDKKQKQIQILIKGNAAAKSHIRRSSAEGQKFVSEKLLLRPPEVSLESQRLKDSVMKDAKHFSAISLLALQKLCADGVNEVPALHLSINRLTNSQCPYYKIYTSIGLSLYKAPETILSHVADMKKQLLLLRFQSNVRNQAVSKIQKKLRQSQSPDTDALLKLLSDHYAQQTDELVPKLQRLIEQCEQNQEYGAEVQDTITDWWEQPAQTCLPWEQRGGLTLQQWRDRWTLAVTALQRTSGGGRR, from the exons ATGGATCGGCGCGGTCTGGTGCAGGAGCTGCGGAGATGGGTGACGGAGGAGATGGGAGTTCCTCCGCAGAAGGTTCCCCCGGAGGACGACCTGCAGAG GCTGTCCATTGGACAGTGCGCTGATATCTGGAAgtacgtcacctgccatgtccgCAGCCAGAG GACGGTGAGGTACATCGACGGCAACCTTCTGTG GTATCAGCAGATGCAACACTCGGTG GCGCAGCGctcggcggaggaggaggagcagcagtacAGGAATCGGCTGTGTCGGGAGATCCTGGAGCTGCGATCGGAGCTGGAGCACTTGCAGGAGCAGATCCAGAGCGCCGAGGGGGAAGCCCTCAGCCAAG AACTGAACAGCGAGAAGTCGCAGGATTACCGCCGCCGCACTCTCCTGCTCCGGGCGTTCaatcagaagagagaggaggagtgCGAGATGCTGCGGGAAAACAACACTCGGATACATTACCGCTGCGAGCAGCTGCAGGAGGTCAGCCG agtatctcgGAGGGAGATTATATTTCCTTTGGTGGGAGGAGACTCTGCCAGAGGCACCTTACCGCAGCCTGAAGTGATG AGGGACGTCCGGGACGTTTGCCAGGTGCGCTTTGCGTTTTTGCGCTCTCTCTGCGATGATTCCATCACTTCTTT GAGCGGAGGGGATGAGTTTCGTTCTTTGGCGCACCAGCAATGgatgagcatgggggag AAAGTCTGGAGCTCCCACCCCCCCAACCACATTGTCTCCTCCCTGGAGCACCTGGCTCTGGAGGCCACGCGGAGTATGAGGCAGCTACAGTCCTCCCTCGCTGCCGACCGCTCCCAGACCTCCAGCAGCTTCTTCGAGACCACCGGTGATGGCAACGAAAGCAGAGATGCCCTGGACAACTCCAAGCGGGCGAG ATCTTACTATGAGGGTGACCATCGATACGCTGCAGACGCTCTCCCGTCCTTTAACGGTCTGATACAG GAGGGCTGGGACGAGTCCGTCAGGGTGACCTCGGAACTGCGCTCTGTGCAGAACCAGATACAGGAAGTGTCCGAGAGCCTGGCGGGGAAGATACAGGAAGTGCACAAATCCCTGGCAGAAGACAGTGAGATCAATCAGCTCAACAG GGCCGCGTTTGACGCCGAGCTGCGCTGCATGCTCCTTCGAGGATGTCAGGACACTTTGCAGCAAGAATGCCGGGCGTTGGAAGAAAGCACCATGGAGCGGAAGCAGGAACTGAAAGTTCTCCAACAGCAACAGAAGAACATTCAGGACTCCTGCCTCCTGCTG gacaaaaaacaaaaacagatccAAATCTTAATAAAGGGAAATGCCGCCGCCAAGTCCCATATACGGCGCAGCAGTGCAGAG GGGCAGAAATTCGTCTCCGAGAAGCTCCTACTGCGGCCGCCGGAAGTCTCCCTGGAGTCTCAGCGCCTGAAGGATTCCGTCATGAAGGACGCTAAACACTTCTCTGCCATCTCCCTCCTGGCACTTCAGAAGCTCTGCGCAGACGG TGTAAATGAAGTCCCGGCTCTGCACCTCTCCATCAATCGTCTGACGAACTCCCAATGTCCGTACTATAAAATCTACACTAGTATCGGCCTGTCTTTATATAAG GCTCCAGAGACTATCCTCAGTCACGTCGCAGATATGAAGAAGCAGCTGCTATTGCTGCGTTTTCAGTCAAATGTCCGCAATCAAGCCGTGAGCAAGATTCAGAAGAAGCTGCGGCAGAGCCAGAGCCCCGACACCGACG ccctGCTGAAGCTGTTATCGGACCACTACGCCCAGCAGACCGATGAACTGGTTCCAAAGCTGCAGCGATTGATCGAGCAATGTGAGCAGAACCAGGAATACGGGGCGGAGGTTCAGGACACCATCACTGACTG GTGGGAGCAGCCGGCCCAGACGTGCCTGCCCTGGGAGCAGAGAGGAGGTCTGACCTTACAACAGTGGCGCGATCGCTGGACACTCGCTGTGACGGCGTTGCAGAGGACATCGGGCGGCGGCAGAagatga